From the genome of Symphalangus syndactylus isolate Jambi chromosome 13, NHGRI_mSymSyn1-v2.1_pri, whole genome shotgun sequence:
GGGCAACTGGTGGTCCAATGTACCAGCCCATTCACAATTCCCCAACAGGACCAAAGCTGTCCGCCCTCTTCCATTCCCCGCCCGCTTCCATCATTTGGTGTCGCCAAGCCTGTGGTCGCCCCTAGCAACGCCCTTCCTCACTTCACAGTCGGTTTCCCCTTTCATCATCGCCCCCCGACATCCTGCTCTTGGTCTCTCCCGATCCCGCGTGGATCCGGCGCTTGGACGCCCCCGCCAACGACCCCCGCGCACCTCAGCGTTGGTGTCGCCCGGTTCCCCCCGCGCACGCGCACCGTGGTATTTCCCGCCACGCTCCTACACCGCCCCCCCAATACCTGGTTGGTCACGTCCCCCGGGAGGCCCCGGATCAGTATCTTGCGGCGGTTACGGAACTGGCGCTCGGTGTGTTTCAGGCGTTTCCGGATCTCTTCTGGATCTAGAGGCGGCAGCTCTTCTTCTGGTGCCCGGCGCTCCGCGGCATCGCCGGCTTCAACTTCGGCCCCAGCCTTAGGGCTCAGCGGGGGCCGGTGAGTAACGGACACGTCCGCCGCCATCTTGGGAAACCCGGCGCCTTCTGGGACCAGCGAGCCGGGGCGGAGCAGCATAGAGCGGCAACGAGGGCGCGCCCGTCGATTGGCTGGGAGAAACCCCACCTACTTCCCTTCCCCCTCACCCCATTGGCTGAGTCCCAGCCCGCCTCTCAAGAGTTCATGCTGCGTCTGCGCGCTACAGACCCCGCCCCCTTCCGTCGCAGCGGTGCTACTCAGTGGTTGTGCACCTGGGTGGGAGAGCCTTGCAGCGCGGGTGGAATCAAACCACAGATTAGGGAGTTTGAAGGCTTTATTGGTGCGGAATCTGAGGGCACAGCCTAGCCCCCACCAACTTTGACCCCGGATCCCAGCGTCACTCAGCTCTGGACGGTTCTTCCCCCATTGCCTCTGTCGGCTGCATAGACGTGAGGGGCAGAGAGGTGCTCTCCTGCCTAACATGGTACCTGCCGCTCCGTTTCTGCGCTCTGAAGACGTACATTAAGGCCACTACGACAGTCACCACGCCCAGGGTCGTTAACACCGCCAAGAAGACGGGGACAAAGTGGGAGTTCCCAGCTGTGCAGAGAAAGCGCTAAGTCAATATGCGTCCCCCCTGTCTCCAACCCCCCGCCCCCCAGCTTACCGGTCCAGACCCGCAGCCCGGTGTTAGCTCACCCTCAATGTCCATCACCACGACCAGGGTGTATTTGCCTCGTGAGCTGGACGCTTGGCACTGATAAGTACCATTATGTGTTACATTGACGAAGAACGGGATCCCCACCGGCACCTCCCTGCTGGAGCCTTCCTTCAAACACCGCAGCTCGGGGTACGGGTTGCCCCTGGCTTGGCACTGCAGGACGTGTCTCGTTTTATCTTTCCACTTCAAGTACTGGGGGCATGTGGCTCGGTCAATTTTGGGACCATCTGTGGAACCACCATGTGTGATCAGACACCCAACACACCCGAGGCACAGTGGTGCAGAGGAGCGTCTAATCTTTCCAGGGCAGGGGTGGAGGGATTAAAGGTCAGGGTGACCGACTCACACAGGACACGCAGCTGGACGCTACTGTTCCTGTGCAAGAACTCGCCGTCCACCTCGAGAGTAGCACTGCAGAGGAAGCTGCGTCCGTCGTCACTCTCGGTAGCATTTAGCTGAAGTTGAGCTGGCTGCCCCGGGGCCGCGGCCGGAACTCCGTCCAGCGTGACCTGGACTCGAGCCCCAGCCATGCAACTCACGGTCACTGTGGCCCCCTCAGGGACGCTGGGCTCGCTGAGGTCCAGAATGGGTCCTAGGAAGCCTAAACGCGGGGCATTGCCCAGGAGCTTAATGAACAGGACCTTCCTGTGGGTCAAGCCGCTCCCTCCGCCCTCCCCTTTTCTCTCGGGATATCCGGGCCACGGTTTCGGCCGTTCCAGCCTCGCCCTCTTTCCGGGCTGTGTCCAACTTTCGGGCACTCAGGCCCAGCCCACGTTGCAACTGCTATTGGGGCAAGCCAGGCCCCACCTTTTCGGCTAGTCTCCGCCCCCTCTGCCACGCCCCCAGGCTGCTGATGCCGCTCCCCCTTCCCACGCCTCCTCTTACTAAAGACCGTCAAGTTCTCCCAGGCCTCCCGTCTCTCGCCCCCTAGGGTCACGTTGCAGACGATCTCCTGGGCACCCTCCTGATCTGCACGTGccgtggctgtggctgtggccgTTAGCGTGTCCCCGTGGTTCATGACTGTCGCATTAAGCATCTGGTCCCCCAGCGCCAGGTAGACCTGGGCCTCTGAGGCCGGAAAAAGCCCGTCTAGGGTGCAGTCCACGGGACACGACGTTTCCACCTCCAAGAACCGGGGGGCCACGAGGCGCGGGGGGGTCACGGGCAGGACTGAGGAGAAAGGTGGGCATGAGTACAACCCCCAGGACTGTGCCTTCCCCAGAACACCCTCATCCCCCCCCCAATCAGGATATCTTGCTGACTGGGTCACCCTTCTTCGcaggacacacacacagggcCATGAAAACGGCCTTCTCCGAAGATCCCACGGCTCGGGCCTTCCTTCCGGGGCCACCCTGCCCAGTGGCCGGGGGCTTTCCTTCCCAGAAGCCTGTGAGGTCCAGGGTACCCCACTCTCAGGAACCCCAAGGTCAGGGCACCATCTACCCTGGCTCAGCTCGTCACCCACCGTCTGAAGTCCCTTCTCTCACCAAAGGTTCGGAGCTGGCGGGGGGCTGAGGTGTTCACGAACAGTCCCAGCCCCTGGGGCTGCATGTCCAGTTCTGTGCGGCATGAGAAATGGGCTCCGTGGTGGCCTCTGCTGGCCAGCACAGTGGCAGTGACCTCCGCTGGCTCCTCCACTGCGGGCTGCCGGCTCAGCTCCTCCTCCTGGCGAAGCAGCACCACCGTGAGGCTGGTCCGGGGCGACCCACCCTCCACTTGGCAGCGCAGGGTGAAGTTCTGGCCCACCGGCTGCCAAGGAGGCAGGGGTGCCAGCTCCACACGCTCCGGGAGCcctgagagaggaggggaggatggCACTTAGCGGGTCCTGcaaacccacccacccaccccaggcaCTGGGGAGGAGACAGGGCAGTCCTGCCGAGAACTGTGAGCTTTGAGTTAATAAACTTAGAGGGCTTAGAACTGGGCCAGTCGAAGCGTTTGCTATTATCATTAGCACAGTGATTATCATTTCCTGTGTTGTCAGACACCTTGCAAGGCGCTGAACAAAATTTTCTGTTCTCAAAGAtggcacaataaaaaaaaatgaggatgcAAGGGATGAACGTTTATGACTATGatatgaatattaaaaattcCTGTTtatggccagacgcggtggctcacgcctgtaatcccagagctttgggaggccgaggtgggtggatcacgaggtcgggagtttgagaccagcctggccaacatggtgaaaccctgtctctactaaaaatacaaaaattagcttggtgtggtgatgtgtgcctgtaatcccagctactcgagaggctgaggcaggagaatcacttgaacctgggaggcagaggtggcagtgagccgagatcgcgccacggcactccagcctgggtgacaagactctgtctcaaaaaaaggaaaaaaagagaagaatagaGAAGATTTCACCAGGTTGTTGTGTGCATGAAGGTGGATGACCTCTTGAAGGTCTAAGGAAAGATATTAATAAAcagtaactgtttttttttcccccgagatggagtcttgctctgtctcccaggctggaatgcagtggtgcagtctcggctcactgcaacctccgtctcccgggttcaagcgattctcctgtctcagcctcccgagtagctgggactacaggcacatgccaccacgcccggctaattttttgtatttttagtagagacagagtttcgccatgttgcccaggctgctcttgaacccctgagctcaggtgatctgcccgcctcagcctcccaaagtgctgaaattacaggcgtgagccaccgcttctggctctttgtctcttttttggtttgttttttgtttgtttttgttttgagacagaatctcgctcttgtcgcccaggctggagtgcagtgacaggatctcgactcactgcaacctccgcctcctgggttcaagtgattctcccacctcagcctcccaagtagctaggattacaggtgcccaccaccatgcccggctagtgtgtgtgtgtgtgtgtgtgtgtgtgtgtgtgacggagtctcactctgtcgcctaggctggagtgcagtggcacaatctcggctcactgcaagctccaccttctgggttcacaccattctcctgcctcagcctcccaagtagctgggactacaggcgcctgccaccatgcctggctaattttgtttttgtatttttagtagagatggggtttcaccgtgttagccaggatggtcttgatctcctgacctcgtgatctacccgcctcggtctcccaaagtgctgggattacaggcgtgagccaccacgcctggcctgtatttttttttttttttagtagagacggggtttgaccatgttggtcaggctggtctcaaactcctgacctcaggtgatccacctgccttggcctcccaaagtactggaattataggcgtgaaccactacgcccggcctgtttttgtatttttagtagatggggtttcaccatgttggccaggctggtctcgaactcctggcctcaagtgattcacccacctcaacctcccaaagtgctgggattacaggcatgagccaccgcacctggcctttttctcttttatggttAGAGAAATATATAGCTCAGAGAGGGGAGGTGAATTACTTAAGGACACACAGAGAGTAAGTAGCAGAGCCCAAGCTAGAATGTGGGTCTCCCAAACCACAGACATGCCTCCTGGATATCATGTCTAGGGACTCTGTTGGCTCCTTCTCCTAGCTTCTGGCCTGAACACCTGCATTGGCCTCTACCAGAGGTTAGTTCAGTTCTCTCCAATCAGGTTCAGACACTCAGGGCTTTCCTGGTTCACCAGCCCTGCAGCAGCCTCTCAAGATACTCTGGCACAGTCACAGGAGACTTGACACTCCCAGGCTGGGTGCCCTCCCAAGTACACCTACAAAACCCTGGGCctcaggccgggcactgtggctcatgcctgtaatcccagcactttgggaggccaatgtggacggatcacctgagaccgggagttcaagaccagccttgccaacatggtgaaaccccatctctactaaaaatacaaaaattagccaggcatggtagcacgtgcctgtaatcccagctactcaggatgctgatgcacaagaatcgcttgaacccaggaggcgaaggttgcagtgagcagagatagtgccactgcactccagcctggtgacagagagagactctatgtcaaaaaaaaaaaaaaaaaaaaaggctgggcaaggtgactcatgcctgtaatcccaccactttgggaggccgagggaggcggatcacttgaggtctggagtttgagaccaacctggcccatatggcaaaaccctgtctctactaaaaatacaaaaattagccgggcgtggtggcacatgcctgtaatcccagctactaaggaggctaagacaggagaatcacttgaacccgggaggcggaggttgcagtgagctgacatcgcgccattgcactccagcatggggcacaagagcaagactccgtctcaaagaaaaaaaaaaaaaatcaaaaagtaggccaggcctggtggctcacgcttataatcccagcactttgggaggccaaggcgggcagatcatttgaggccaggagtttgagactagcctgggcaacatggtgaaatcctgtccctactaataatacaaaaattagctgggcatggtggtgcacaccagtagtcccagctactcagcaggctgaggcaggagaatctcttgaacttgggaggtggaggttgcagtgagccgagatcgtgccgctgcactctagcctgggcaacagagtgagactccatctccaaaaaaaaaaaaaaaaaaagccgggcgcggtggctcacgcttgtaatcccagcactttgggaggcccaggcgggcggatcacgaggtcaggagatcgagaccacggtgaaaccccgtctctactaaaaatacaaaaaattagccaggcgtggtggcgggcgcctgtagtcccagctactcagagaggctgaggcaggagaatggcgtgaacccgggaggcggagcttgcagtgagccgagattgcgccactgcactccagcttgggtgacagagcaagactccgtctcaaaaaaaaaaaaaaaaaaaaaaaaagaagaagaaaaggccaggcgcggtggctcacgcctgtaatcccaacactttaggaggccgaggcaggcagatcatgaggtcagaagttcgagaccagcttgaccaacatggtgaaaccctgtctctactaaaaatacaaaaattagccgagcgtgttggcgtgcgcctgtaatcccagctactcaggaggctgaggcaggagaatcgcttgaacccgggaggcagaggttgcagtgagcccagattgcgccactgcactctaccctgggggacagagcgagactctgtctcaaaaaaaaaaggaaaagaaaagaaaaaaaaaagtagccaggtacagtggctcaggcctgcaatcccagctactggagagactgaagtgggaggattgcctgagcccaggagtttgagaccaacctgggcaacatagggagatcctgtctctaaaacaaaagtataaaaaagtgTAAATGTAAAACCTCCATTCGCCTACTGCTGACTGAAAGGGGTACCCCCTTTTTTtgcttaagagacagggtcttctgccgggcgcggtggctcacgcctgtaatcccagcactttgggaggccgaggcaggcggatcacgaagtcaggagatcgagaccatcctggctaacacggtgaaaccctgtctctactaaaaatacaaaaaattagccgggcgaggtggcaggcgcctgtagtcccagctacacgggaggctgaggcaggagaatggcgtgaaccccggggggcggagcctgcagtgagccaagatcgcgccactgcactccagcctgggtgaaagagcgagactctgtctcaaaaaaaaaaaaaaaaaaaaaagaaaaaaaaatgagacagggtcttgcttttttgcacaggctggagtgcagtggtgcaattatagctcactacagccttgaactcccgggctcaagcgattctcccacctcagtccccccaggggacttcaggcatgtgccaccatgcccagctaatattttttatttatttttgtagagatggggtgtcactataTTGCTCGGCCTGGTCTTAAATTTccggactcaagtaatcctcctgcctcggcctcccaaagtgttgggattattgttggggccaggcgtagtggctcacgcctgtaattccagcactttgagaggctgaggtgggcggaacacgaggccaggagttcaagaccagcctggccaacatggttgaaccctgtctctactaaaaatacaaaattagctgggtgtggtggcgtgcatgtgtaatcccagctacttgggaggctgaagcaggagaattacttgaacccaggaggcaaaggttgcagtgagccgagattgcgccactgcactccagcatgggcaaaaagagcgaaactctgtctcaaaaaaaaaaaatgcttgttggGGCCCAAGTGAATTGACTTCACAACTGCTGCCTTGGCATGAGATTGAGATGCGTCTCTATGTCTctatgtctctgtgtctctgtctctgtctatctTTGTATCTCACACACAAATGTCCAGGTCTGAGCTCTGGGTCAGAACCCTGGTCCATTCTTTGCAAACAGAGGGTCCCCACTCTCCTGAGCCATTGGCCACTTGCCCACACCACTACCCAAGACCAGTCCCACCTCCGGACACATCGACTCACTGTACACGGTGATGTTTGAGGAGCCTGTTATCTGAGAGCCACTGCAGTACGCTGAGCAGAGGATCCGACTGTTGCCAGTCACGTTGCTGAGGTGGAAGGCTGCCCAGCCCATGCCATTGTCC
Proteins encoded in this window:
- the ICAM3 gene encoding intercellular adhesion molecule 3 isoform X2, with the protein product MATMVPSVSWPRACWTLLVCYLLTPGAQGQEFLLRVEPQNPVLPAGGSLLVNCSTDCPSSKNIVLETSLSKELVDNGMGWAAFHLSNVTGNSRILCSAYCSGSQITGSSNITVYRLPERVELAPLPPWQPVGQNFTLRCQVEGGSPRTSLTVVLLRQEEELSRQPAVEEPAEVTATVLASRGHHGAHFSCRTELDMQPQGLGLFVNTSAPRQLRTFGFLGPILDLSEPSVPEGATVTVSCMAGARVQVTLDGVPAAAPGQPAQLQLNATESDDGRSFLCSATLEVDGEFLHRNSSVQLRVLYGPKIDRATCPQYLKWKDKTRHVLQCQARGNPYPELRCLKEGSSREVPVGIPFFVNVTHNGTYQCQASSSRGKYTLVVVMDIEAGNSHFVPVFLAVLTTLGVVTVVVALMYVFRAQKRSGRYHVRQESTSLPLTSMQPTEAMGEEPSRAE
- the ICAM3 gene encoding intercellular adhesion molecule 3 isoform X1 is translated as MATMVPSVSWPRACWTLLVCYLLTPGAQGQEFLLRVEPQNPVLPAGGSLLVNCSTDCPSSKNIVLETSLSKELVDNGMGWAAFHLSNVTGNSRILCSAYCSGSQITGSSNITVYRLPERVELAPLPPWQPVGQNFTLRCQVEGGSPRTSLTVVLLRQEEELSRQPAVEEPAEVTATVLASRGHHGAHFSCRTELDMQPQGLGLFVNTSAPRQLRTFVLPVTPPRLVAPRFLEVETSCPVDCTLDGLFPASEAQVYLALGDQMLNATVMNHGDTLTATATATARADQEGAQEIVCNVTLGGERREAWENLTVFSFLGPILDLSEPSVPEGATVTVSCMAGARVQVTLDGVPAAAPGQPAQLQLNATESDDGRSFLCSATLEVDGEFLHRNSSVQLRVLYGPKIDRATCPQYLKWKDKTRHVLQCQARGNPYPELRCLKEGSSREVPVGIPFFVNVTHNGTYQCQASSSRGKYTLVVVMDIEAGNSHFVPVFLAVLTTLGVVTVVVALMYVFRAQKRSGRYHVRQESTSLPLTSMQPTEAMGEEPSRAE